Part of the Gemmatimonadetes bacterium SCN 70-22 genome is shown below.
GGGCCGAGCCGGGGTCGCTCATGTCAGTCGATGGGGAGGACTACGTCCGGGTGCCAGGAGGCATCGTCCCGTGACGCGACCGCGACGAGCTCGCCGTGCACATCGACCAGGGCCGCTCGCGCTCCGCCCACGGTGGCCGGGACATGCATGCCGTGCCGCGCGCGCCGCACCTCATCGCCCGTGAGGACCTGCACGGGCAAGTCGCCTAACGCCTCCCGCAGCTCGTGACGCTGCACCTGGCCGGCGCGCAGCGCGTCGATGCCATCGGCCTCGGCCACGCCGAAGGGCCCCACCCGCACGCGGCGCAGCGCCTCGAGATGGGCCGCCGACCCGGTGGCGCGCCCCAGGTCGCGGGCGAGCGAACGGATGTACGTCCCCGTGCCGCAGGTGATCCGGGCCCGGAGGAGTCCTGGCGCCAGCTCCAGCACCTCCCACGCGTCGACGCGCACCGGGACGGGGGGGAGTTCGGCGGGCTCGCCGCGGCGCGCGAGGGCATACGCGCGCTGGCCGCCGACGTGCTTGGCGGAAAAGGCGGGGGGGACCTGCTGGAGGGCGCCGGTGAGGGCGGGGAGCGCGGCCACGACGCGCGCCGGCTCGGGGGCTGGGGCCTCGGCGGTCGTCGTCCCCGTGCCGTCGTCCGTGTCGGTCTCGCGGCCAAAGCGGATGGTCGCCTCGTACACCTTGGGGTCGGCCGGGACGAACTGCAGGAGGCGCGTCCCGCGCCCGGCGAGGAGGACGAGGAGCCCGGTCGCAAAGGGGTCGAGCGTGCCGCCGTGCCCC
Proteins encoded:
- a CDS encoding tRNA pseudouridine(55) synthase TruB, whose product is MRATSTDALLLVDKPAGLSSHDVVALARRALGTRKVGHGGTLDPFATGLLVLLAGRGTRLLQFVPADPKVYEATIRFGRETDTDDGTGTTTAEAPAPEPARVVAALPALTGALQQVPPAFSAKHVGGQRAYALARRGEPAELPPVPVRVDAWEVLELAPGLLRARITCGTGTYIRSLARDLGRATGSAAHLEALRRVRVGPFGVAEADGIDALRAGQVQRHELREALGDLPVQVLTGDEVRRARHGMHVPATVGGARAALVDVHGELVAVASRDDASWHPDVVLPID